In Electrophorus electricus isolate fEleEle1 chromosome 1, fEleEle1.pri, whole genome shotgun sequence, a single window of DNA contains:
- the faimb gene encoding fas apoptotic inhibitory molecule b has translation MSADVVAMWDVSLSDGIFRIEFEHGTATGRRVIYINGKEVFRRDWMFRLVGKETFPVGSAGTKATINIEAITGFAYEYTLKIDGKSFQTFMANRSKTSKTWLLKLDGADCRIVLEKDTMNVWCNGQQMETTGDFGDDSTETHFAVGDHECFITASSSNKKRSGIIHSLLIDGTRVPEVME, from the exons ATGTCAGCAGATGTGGTGGCTATGTGGGACGTGTCTTTGAGTGACGGGATATTCCGGATTGAATTTGAGCATGGAACCGCAACTGGGAGACGTGTGATTTACATCAATGGAAAG gagGTTTTCAGGAGGGACTGGATGTTCAGACTTGTGGGCAAAGAGACTTTCCCTGTTGGAAGTGCAGGCACTAAAGCCACCATAAACATAGAAGCAATCACCGGCTTTGCTTACGAATATACTCTTAAAATTGATGGGAAAAGCTTCCAGACCTTCATGGCCAACCGATCCAAAACCTCCAAAACATGGCTGCTGAAACTCGACGGCGCTGACTGCAGGATCGTGCTGG AGAAAGATACCATGAATGTATGGTGTAATGGGCAACAGATGGAAACCACG ggggACTTCGGCGATgacagcactgagacacacTTTGCAGTGGGAGACCATGAGTGTTTCATAACAGCCTCGAGCAGCAACAAGAAGAGAAGTGGAATAATCCACTCTCTGCTCATCGATGGGACAAGGGTTCCGGAAGTCATGGAATGA
- the ccdc80l1 gene encoding coiled-coil domain-containing protein 80, producing the protein MKLFQSHVVFWVLVWASHASDFKSSVGARLRNTRSHAESQSKTLAGGYAPNIAQSKDKAAVISGSSSSQGTLQVDQAMDSAVSPARRVLTGRRPVAARKPSNVPAPDASPLWPRAPISSTRVSNSTNSISVLAGFTGRNRVLVISAPGESDGYYKLMLSLLKPSVYCELAERHVQLLLMFHGQPGARATVRRIGALGNATDELLEPALVPRLTRFLHLEEGKFSMVLLRKTLQVEERYPYPVRLEAVYEMMDHTPMRRLEKARQKGFVERCRAAGIEGRVAQPVGPALHVRLATQGGEGQEGAGHVLDPTRGSTMQSTITASTRVTTRETTTSTTTTRPATTAAAVTTRLTVAPVSSGRSPASHSAPVTPLEHSYSQTASPKHKASISYTYQPTMQSRQRVSVVTQPHVTTSFITQHRVRQKEWKISPGSSPPQTRRWRPVKDKLPKGKNTGREPIEEHGEEYEGGKPTVKEPEKNLKTTKDHKEPEENLMSAKAGKASPGKAERRKKMEKPEKNAKKSNVEKKKKILKEAEPSVRNRNMARKGTGFNGVTVRPMEKSTVPKKSLEIFWSYFEKKRRRLLVITSPSEHDAMYAHQRNECLAQVCDMALRKISIISIFGPLANSTVKIDHYQMEQDQPVQVLSTSELINQELITAFRKELGMLSNDFYMVLTDFNMKVKQEYEVPIMMKAVFDYIDTFSSRLREMELQRKLEIACKKEDKSRPLENFLSRFRWRRRLLVISTPDRDDWAYQQQLHALSSHACNLGVRHMSVVKLVGRTEEDMIGVLELYPINGSAGMEREDLTSSLVRDIRNYFQVSVEYFSMLLVGKDGNVKSWYPSPVWSMAIIYDLIDTMQLRKQEMAIQLSLGMGCPENDYDQHNGHHDGYGY; encoded by the exons ATGAAGCTCTTTCAGTCACATGTGGTTTTTTGGGTTCTGGTATGGGCATCGCACGCATCAGATTTCAAGTCGTCGGTCGGCGCGCGTCTCAGAAACACACGCAGCCATGCGGAGTCGCAGTCAAAGACTTTAGCTGGCGGTTACGCGCCCAATATTGCGCAATCCAAAGACAAGGCTGCCGTCATCTCAGGGAGTTCTTCATCTCAGGGAACGCTTCAGGTAGACCAAGCCATGGATTCCGCAGTGTCCCCTGCGAGGAGAGTTCTGACGGGGCGCAGACCGGTCGCGGCTCGGAAGCCCAGTAACGTCCCCGCTCCAGACGCGAGTCCGCTGTGGCCGCGCGCTCCGATCTCTTCCACCCGCGTGTCCAACAGCACCAACTCCATAAGCGTCCTGGCCGGCTTTACGGGCCGGAACCGCGTGCTGGTCATTTCGGCGCCGGGCGAATCGGACGGCTACTACAAGCTGATGCTGAGCTTGCTGAAGCCGAGCGTGTACTGTGAACTGGCCGAGAGGCACGTGCAGCTGCTCCTGATGTTCCATGGGCAGCCGGGAGCCAGGGCCACGGTACGGCGCATCGGCGCCCTCGGCAACGCCACGGACGAGCTGCTGGAGCCGGCCCTGGTGCCCAGGCTGACGAGATTCCTGCACCTGGAGGAGGGCAAGTTCAGCATGGTACTGCTCCGGAAGACCCTACAGGTGGAGGAGCGGTACCCATACCCGGTGCGGCTGGAGGCCGTGTACGAGATGATGGACCACACACCCATGCGCAGGCTGGAGAAGGCCAGGCAGAAGGGCTTTGTGGAGAGGTGTAGGGCAGCAGGAATCGAGGGCCGGGTAGCACAGCCTGTCGGGCCAGCGCTCCATGTGCGCTTAGCAACACAGGGGGGTGAAGGacaggagggggcggggcatgtTCTGGATCCCACCCGAGGTTCTACAATGCAGTCCACCATCACTGCTTCCACCAGGGTGACCACAAGAGAGACAACCACATCTACAACCACTACAAGACCTGCAACCACAGCAGCTGCGGTCACAACCCGACTCACTGTAGCTCCTGTCTCCTCTGGCCGCTCCCCAGCCAGCCACAGTGCTCCGGTCACCCCATTGGAACACAGCTACTCACAGACAGCATCACCCAAGCACAAAGCCTCCATCTCCTACACCTACCAGCCCACTATGCAAAGCCGACAGAGGGTCAGCGTGGTAACACAGCCCCATGTCACCACTAGCTTCATCACCCAGCACAGAGTCAGACAAAAAGAGTGGAAGATATCACCTGGATCCTCACCACCACAAACCCGCAGATGGAGGCCTGTCAAGGACAAATTACCCAAGggcaaaaacacaggcagagaaCCGATTGAGGAACATGGGGAGGAGTACGAGGGAGGAAAGCCTACTGTGAAGGAACCAGAGAAGAATCTTAAGACCACCAAAGATCATAAGGAACCGGAGGAGAACCTTATGTCTGCCAAAGCAGGGAAGGCCTCACCTGGCAAAGctgagaggaggaaaaagaTGGAGAAGCCTGAGAAGAATGCGAAAAAGAGCAatgtggagaagaaaaaaaaaatccttaaagAGGCGGAGCCTAGTGTTCGCAACAGAAACATGGCGAGAAAAGGAACTGGCTTCAACGGAGTTACTGTCAGACCAATGGAAAAGTCAACTGTCCCCAAGAAATCGCTAGAAATATTCTGGAgttattttgagaaaaaaagacgtCGTCTTCTT GTCATCACCAGCCCCAGCGAGCACGATGCCATGTACGCTCATCAAAGGAACGAGTGCCTGGCGCAGGTCTGTGACATGGCCCTGCGCAAAATCTCCATCATTAGCATCTTCGGCCCCCTGGCCAACAGCACCGTGAAGATAGACCATTACCAGATGG AGCAAGACCAGCCTGTGCAAGTTCTGAGCACCAGCGAACTCATCAACCAGGAACTCATCACAGCCTTCCGGAAGGAACTCGGAATGCTCTCCAACGACTTCTATATGGTGCTGACGGACTTTAACATGAAAGtgaag CAAGAGTATGAGGTTCCTATCATGATGAAGGCAGTGTTCGACTACATCGACACTTTCTCCTCACGCCTCAGAGAGATGGAGCTGCAACGGAAGCTTGAAATCGCGTGCAAGAAAGAAGACAAATCCAGACCGCTAGAGAACTTCCTGTCTAG GTTTCGCTGGAGGCGGAGACTCCTTGTTATCTCCACCCCTGACCGTGATGACTGGGCCTATCAACAACAGCTTCATGCCCTGAGTTCTCACGCCTGCAATCTCG GTGTCCGTCACATGTCCGTAGTGAAGCTAGTGGGGAGGACCGAGGAGGACATGATTGGAGTCTTGGAGCTCTACCCAATCAACG GAAGTGCAGGCATGGAACGGGAGGACCTAACTTCCTCTCTGGTGCGTGACATCCGCAACTACTTCCAGGTCAGCGTGGAATACTTCTCCATGCTGCTGGTAGGCAAAGATGGCAACGTGAAGTCCTGGTACCCATCGCCTGTGTGGTCTATGGCCATCATCTATGACCTGATCGATACCATGCAGCTCCGGAAGCAGGAGATGGCCATCCAGCTCTCTCTCGGCATGGGCTGCCCCGAGAATGACTACGACCAGCACAATGGTCACCATGACGGCTACGGTTACTAA
- the slc19a2 gene encoding thiamine transporter 1 isoform X2: MHKLRGRAMSRAWLHPTVLLCLYGFCCNFRPSEPFLTAFLMGPDKNLTDTEVVNEIYPVWTYSYLILLLPVFLATDYLCYKPVLILQAVSFVVTYSILMKGQGVLVMQLLEVCFGVATATDVAYYAYIYSVVERGCYQRVTGLCRSAALLGSAMGSLVGQFLVSVGHVPLLYLVVVTLATSCVAFLAPWFLPMPSRSLFFHEGSVPQDQPCPDPAVCTRLVEKGTTGLNVEMHEHRNLKQVLKSLWADFVQCFSRRPLLAWSVWWALSTCGYFQVINYAQVLWEKILPSKEFEIYNGYVETISTLLVIAVAVYLMHAVRNIWVCYSSYVLFRATYMLLVTIATYQIAANLSMRRYALVFGVNTFIALLLQTLLTVIVVDSAGLGLDIFPQFLIYSSYFAAIAFVFLLAGVFKVARCCRPGGAQR, translated from the exons ATGCACAAGCTCCGCGGTCGTGCCATGTCTCGAGCATGGCTGCACCCCACCGTGCTGTTGTGCTTGTATGGCTTCTGTTGCAACTTCAGGCCGTCGGAACCGTTCCTCACCGCCTTCCTGATGGGGCCGGACAAAAACCTCACGGACACGGAG GTTGTGAATGAGATTTATCCAGTATGGACGTACTCCTACCTAATCTTGCTGCTTCCCGTGTTCCTGGCCACGGACTACCTCTGCTACAAGCCTGTACTCATCCTGCAGGCGGTCAGCTTTGTTGTGACCTACTCCATCCTCATGAAAGGGCAGGGCGTTCTCGTCATGCAGCTCCTGGAGGTCTGCTTCGGTGTAGCCACAGCCACTGATGTGGCGTACTACGCTTACATCTACAGCGTGGTGGAGAGGGGCTGTTACCAGCGGGTGACCGGTCTCTGCCGCAGCGCTGCGCTCTTGGGCTCGGCCATGGGCTCGCTCGTCGGCCAATTCCTCGTGTCCGTGGGTCACGTCCCTCTTCTTTACCTCGTGGTCGTGACCCTGGCCACCTCTTGCGTAGCCTTCCTGGCCCCCTGGTTCCTGCCCATGCCGAGCAGGAGTCTGTTCTTCCACGAGGGGAGTGTTCCCCAGGACCAGCCATGCCCGGATCCTGCCGTCTGCACCAGGCTTGTCGAGAAGGGGACGACGGGCCTGAACGTAGAAATG CACGAGCATAGGAATCTGAAACAGGTGCTGAAGTCTCTCTGGGCAGATTTTGTGCAGTGCTTCTCACGACGCCCTCTCCTGGCGTGGTCGGTGTGGTGGGCTCTCTCGACCTGCGGCTACTTCCAAGTTATCAATTATGCTCAAGTTCTCTGGGAGAAAATCCTTCCTTCGAAGGAATTTGAGATCTACAATGGTTATGTTGAGACCATATCTACTTTGCTTG TCATCGCCGTGGCTGTCTACCTCATGCACGCGGTCAGGAACATCTGGGTGTGCTATTCATCCTACGTGCTCTTCAGAGCCACCTACATGCTGCTCGTCACCATAGCGAC GTACCAGATTGCCGCCAACCTGAGCATGAGAAGGTACGCCTTGGTGTTTGGGGTGAACACCTTCATTGCTCTACTGCTGCAGACGTTGCTTACCGTGATCGTGGTGGACTCTGCCGGCTTGGGTCTGGACATTTTCCCCCAG TTTCTGATCTACAGCAGTTACTTTGCAGCGATCGCCTTCGTCTTCCTCCTCGCTGGGGTGTTTAAAGTGGCCCGATGCTGCAGGCCCGGTGGGGCGCAGAGATAG
- the slc19a2 gene encoding thiamine transporter 1 isoform X1: MHKLRGRAMSRAWLHPTVLLCLYGFCCNFRPSEPFLTAFLMGPDKNLTDTEVVNEIYPVWTYSYLILLLPVFLATDYLCYKPVLILQAVSFVVTYSILMKGQGVLVMQLLEVCFGVATATDVAYYAYIYSVVERGCYQRVTGLCRSAALLGSAMGSLVGQFLVSVGHVPLLYLVVVTLATSCVAFLAPWFLPMPSRSLFFHEGSVPQDQPCPDPAVCTRLVEKGTTGLNVEMHEHRNLKQVLKSLWADFVQCFSRRPLLAWSVWWALSTCGYFQVINYAQVLWEKILPSKEFEIYNGYVETISTLLGALAAFGVSFVRVSWAVWGELALCMFSVVIAVAVYLMHAVRNIWVCYSSYVLFRATYMLLVTIATYQIAANLSMRRYALVFGVNTFIALLLQTLLTVIVVDSAGLGLDIFPQFLIYSSYFAAIAFVFLLAGVFKVARCCRPGGAQR, translated from the exons ATGCACAAGCTCCGCGGTCGTGCCATGTCTCGAGCATGGCTGCACCCCACCGTGCTGTTGTGCTTGTATGGCTTCTGTTGCAACTTCAGGCCGTCGGAACCGTTCCTCACCGCCTTCCTGATGGGGCCGGACAAAAACCTCACGGACACGGAG GTTGTGAATGAGATTTATCCAGTATGGACGTACTCCTACCTAATCTTGCTGCTTCCCGTGTTCCTGGCCACGGACTACCTCTGCTACAAGCCTGTACTCATCCTGCAGGCGGTCAGCTTTGTTGTGACCTACTCCATCCTCATGAAAGGGCAGGGCGTTCTCGTCATGCAGCTCCTGGAGGTCTGCTTCGGTGTAGCCACAGCCACTGATGTGGCGTACTACGCTTACATCTACAGCGTGGTGGAGAGGGGCTGTTACCAGCGGGTGACCGGTCTCTGCCGCAGCGCTGCGCTCTTGGGCTCGGCCATGGGCTCGCTCGTCGGCCAATTCCTCGTGTCCGTGGGTCACGTCCCTCTTCTTTACCTCGTGGTCGTGACCCTGGCCACCTCTTGCGTAGCCTTCCTGGCCCCCTGGTTCCTGCCCATGCCGAGCAGGAGTCTGTTCTTCCACGAGGGGAGTGTTCCCCAGGACCAGCCATGCCCGGATCCTGCCGTCTGCACCAGGCTTGTCGAGAAGGGGACGACGGGCCTGAACGTAGAAATG CACGAGCATAGGAATCTGAAACAGGTGCTGAAGTCTCTCTGGGCAGATTTTGTGCAGTGCTTCTCACGACGCCCTCTCCTGGCGTGGTCGGTGTGGTGGGCTCTCTCGACCTGCGGCTACTTCCAAGTTATCAATTATGCTCAAGTTCTCTGGGAGAAAATCCTTCCTTCGAAGGAATTTGAGATCTACAATGGTTATGTTGAGACCATATCTACTTTGCTTG GTGCTCTGGCTGCATTTGGGGTCAGTTTCGTGAGGGTGTCCTGGGCGGTGTGGGGTGAACTAGCACTCTGCATGTTCTCTGTAGTCATCGCCGTGGCTGTCTACCTCATGCACGCGGTCAGGAACATCTGGGTGTGCTATTCATCCTACGTGCTCTTCAGAGCCACCTACATGCTGCTCGTCACCATAGCGAC GTACCAGATTGCCGCCAACCTGAGCATGAGAAGGTACGCCTTGGTGTTTGGGGTGAACACCTTCATTGCTCTACTGCTGCAGACGTTGCTTACCGTGATCGTGGTGGACTCTGCCGGCTTGGGTCTGGACATTTTCCCCCAG TTTCTGATCTACAGCAGTTACTTTGCAGCGATCGCCTTCGTCTTCCTCCTCGCTGGGGTGTTTAAAGTGGCCCGATGCTGCAGGCCCGGTGGGGCGCAGAGATAG
- the psmb3 gene encoding proteasome subunit beta type-3: MSIMSYNGGAVMAMRGKGCVAIASDRRFGIQAQMVTTDFQKIFPMGERLYIGLAGLATDVQTVSQRLKFRLNLYELKEGRQIKPKTFMSMVSNLLYERRFGPYYIEPVIAGLDPRTFEPFICSLDLIGCPMITEDFVVSGTCSEQMYGMCESLWEPDMEPEDLFETISQAMLNAVDRDAVSGMGVVVHVIEKDKITTRTLKARMD; the protein is encoded by the exons ATG TCTATCATGTCGTATAATGGAGGGGCTGTCATGGCCATGCGTGGGAAGGGATGTGTCGCGATAGCATCAGACAGGAGGTTTGGCATCCAGGCACAGATGGTCACCACTGACTTTCAGAAGATCTTTCCCATGGGTGAGAGGCTCTACATTGGGCTGGCAGGACTGGCCACAGATGTGCAGACCGT ATCTCAGCGCCTCAAATTCCGCCTTAACCTGTATGAGCTAAAGGAGGGTCGTCAGATCAAGCCGAAGACCTTCATGAGCATGGTGTCCAACCTGCTGTACGAGAGAAG GTTTGGTCCCTACTACATTGAGCCTGTGATTGCTGGTCTGGACCCCAGAACCTTTGAGCCTTTCATCTGTTCCTTGGATCTGATTGGTTGCCCTATGATAACAGAAGATTTTGTAGTCAGTGGCACTTGCTCAGAGCAGATGTACGGCATGTGTGAATCGTTATGGGAACCAGACATG GAGCCAGAGGACCTGTTTGAGACCATTTCACAGGCAATGCTGAATGCTGTAGACAGAGATGCGGTTTCTGGCATGGGCGTTGTAGTGCATGTCAT TGAGAAAGATAAGATAACCACACGGACCCTGAAGGCCAGAATGGATTAG
- the si:ch73-193c12.2 gene encoding UBX domain-containing protein 1 isoform X1, with protein MQSEVEVTLEVGTIGNFKWTDANTADLIVWRVSNSSLFTGKRNTAMRAFEQFVKEKALEGKVTPAWVKKKWENLRQKYKDIKNLSMVGGEPCAAPWKWYAVMDQALSGEITCTSMTTFPTILCPSPHTSSPFTSTVLVSSSAQDPPPVKRKKDQYLQAALQELEKRQEERERQALEREEERERQALERECRREQELLVRQERWEREYREREERREREYREREERREREASAREDRLFKLLETFVSKQ; from the exons atgcagagcGAAGTAGAAGTAACGCTGGAGGTTGGAACCATCGGAAATTTTAAAT GGACCGATGCCAACACGGCGGACCTTATAGTGTGGCGGGTCAGCAATAGCAGCTTGTTCACAGGCAAGAGGAACACGGCCATGCGCGCGTTTGA ACAGTTTGTTAAGGAGAAAGCGCTGGAGGGGAAGGTAACACCAGCATGGGTGAAGAAGAAGTGGGAGAACCTGCGGCAAAAATACAAG GACATTAAAAATCTCAGCATGGTGGGAGGAGAACCCTGTGCTGCTCCATGGAAGTGGTACGCCGTGATGGACCAGGCTCTGAGTGGGGAGATCACCTGCACCTCCATGACTACCTTCCCCACCATCCTCTGCCCTTctccccacacctcctcccctttcaccTCCACAGTCCTGGTATCCTCCTCCGCACAGGACCCCCCGCCCGTCAAGAGGAAGAAGGACCAGTACCTGCAGGCTGCACTGCAGGAGTTGgagaagagacaggaggagCGGGAGAGGCAGGCcttggagagggaggaggagcggGAGAGGCAGGCCTTGGAGAGGGAATGCAGAAGGGAGCAGGAATTGCTGGTGAGGCAGGAGCGGTGGGAGAGGGAGTACAGAGAACGGGAGGAGCGGAGGGAGAGGGAGTACAGAGAACGGGAGgagcggagagagagggaggcttCTGCCAGGGAGGACAGGCTCTTTAAGCTGCTCGAAACATTCGTGTCCAAACAGTGA
- the si:ch73-193c12.2 gene encoding stress response protein nst1 isoform X2 produces the protein MRAFEQFVKEKALEGKVTPAWVKKKWENLRQKYKDIKNLSMVGGEPCAAPWKWYAVMDQALSGEITCTSMTTFPTILCPSPHTSSPFTSTVLVSSSAQDPPPVKRKKDQYLQAALQELEKRQEERERQALEREEERERQALERECRREQELLVRQERWEREYREREERREREYREREERREREASAREDRLFKLLETFVSKQ, from the exons ATGCGCGCGTTTGA ACAGTTTGTTAAGGAGAAAGCGCTGGAGGGGAAGGTAACACCAGCATGGGTGAAGAAGAAGTGGGAGAACCTGCGGCAAAAATACAAG GACATTAAAAATCTCAGCATGGTGGGAGGAGAACCCTGTGCTGCTCCATGGAAGTGGTACGCCGTGATGGACCAGGCTCTGAGTGGGGAGATCACCTGCACCTCCATGACTACCTTCCCCACCATCCTCTGCCCTTctccccacacctcctcccctttcaccTCCACAGTCCTGGTATCCTCCTCCGCACAGGACCCCCCGCCCGTCAAGAGGAAGAAGGACCAGTACCTGCAGGCTGCACTGCAGGAGTTGgagaagagacaggaggagCGGGAGAGGCAGGCcttggagagggaggaggagcggGAGAGGCAGGCCTTGGAGAGGGAATGCAGAAGGGAGCAGGAATTGCTGGTGAGGCAGGAGCGGTGGGAGAGGGAGTACAGAGAACGGGAGGAGCGGAGGGAGAGGGAGTACAGAGAACGGGAGgagcggagagagagggaggcttCTGCCAGGGAGGACAGGCTCTTTAAGCTGCTCGAAACATTCGTGTCCAAACAGTGA